Proteins encoded in a region of the Pigmentiphaga litoralis genome:
- a CDS encoding carboxymuconolactone decarboxylase family protein, whose amino-acid sequence MNEPLFEDGLKTRREVLGSEYVDNSLKNAGEFDMPMQELVTQYCWGDIWNRPGLDRRTRSLLNLAMLTALNRPHELKVHVRGALTNGVTKEEITEVFLQAAVYCGVPAGVDSFRTAKEVFKDMGV is encoded by the coding sequence ATGAACGAACCCCTTTTCGAAGATGGCCTGAAGACCCGCCGCGAAGTGCTGGGCTCGGAATACGTCGACAACTCGCTCAAGAATGCCGGCGAGTTCGACATGCCGATGCAGGAGCTTGTCACCCAGTACTGCTGGGGCGACATCTGGAACCGTCCGGGGCTCGATCGCCGCACGCGCAGCCTGCTGAACCTGGCCATGTTGACGGCGCTCAATCGCCCGCATGAACTGAAGGTGCATGTGCGGGGCGCACTGACCAATGGCGTGACCAAGGAAGAGATCACCGAGGTGTTCCTGCAGGCGGCGGTGTACTGCGGCGTGCCGGCCGGTGTCGACAGCTTCCGCACCGCCAAGGAAGTGTTCAAGGACATGGGTGTCTGA
- a CDS encoding Bug family tripartite tricarboxylate transporter substrate binding protein: MTLLVRKALAPGWRVPLFLSLMKRTLTAGMAAGVLASALLPATAFAAAADDAFPRQSIKLVLPFPPGSGTDGTARVMGNEIAAAIGQPVVIENKAGANGFLAAEAVAKADPDGYTLLFTSNTHIANKYLFKKLPYDPIQDFKSVSLLKEAPLVVVVGANSSFKTLADLTQKVKAEPGRVSFASGNSSSRVAAELYSQSIGSPMLYVPYKGNPAAITDLLGGRVDVMFSDTTSVMSSIKSGRLRALAVTSQTRLNGLKEVPTTVELGLPQVILGSWLAVLAPARTPDALVAKLNAIFLAALHTDSVLKNFVANDSEPKGSTPAELDRFMNAEATKWSDIITKAGIQPE, from the coding sequence ATGACGTTGCTGGTCCGCAAGGCGCTTGCCCCCGGATGGCGGGTGCCGCTGTTCCTGTCCTTGATGAAACGTACCCTGACCGCGGGCATGGCAGCCGGCGTGCTGGCCAGCGCCCTGCTGCCCGCCACGGCCTTCGCTGCCGCTGCCGACGACGCGTTTCCGCGTCAGTCGATCAAGCTGGTCCTGCCCTTCCCGCCAGGCAGCGGCACGGACGGCACCGCGCGGGTCATGGGCAACGAGATTGCCGCGGCAATCGGCCAGCCGGTGGTGATCGAGAACAAGGCGGGCGCAAATGGCTTCCTGGCCGCGGAGGCCGTGGCCAAGGCCGACCCGGACGGCTACACGCTGCTGTTCACCAGCAACACGCACATCGCCAACAAGTATCTGTTCAAAAAGCTGCCCTACGACCCGATCCAGGATTTCAAGAGCGTGTCGCTGCTCAAGGAAGCGCCGCTGGTGGTGGTCGTTGGCGCCAACTCGTCGTTCAAGACCCTGGCGGACCTGACGCAGAAGGTCAAGGCCGAGCCCGGCCGCGTGTCCTTTGCCAGCGGCAATTCGTCATCGCGCGTGGCGGCCGAACTGTATAGCCAGTCGATCGGCAGCCCGATGCTGTATGTGCCGTACAAGGGCAACCCGGCGGCCATTACGGACCTGCTGGGGGGACGGGTCGATGTCATGTTCTCGGACACGACATCGGTCATGTCGTCGATCAAGTCGGGACGGCTGCGCGCGTTGGCAGTGACCAGCCAGACGCGCCTCAATGGCCTGAAGGAGGTGCCGACGACCGTGGAACTGGGGCTGCCGCAGGTGATCCTGGGATCGTGGCTGGCCGTGCTGGCCCCCGCGCGCACGCCCGACGCCCTGGTCGCGAAACTCAATGCCATCTTCCTTGCCGCGCTCCATACCGACAGTGTGCTGAAGAACTTCGTGGCCAATGACTCGGAACCTAAGGGCAGCACGCCGGCGGAGCTGGATCGTTTCATGAACGCTGAGGCGACCAAGTGGAGCGACATCATCACCAAGGCGGGCATCCAGCCCGAATGA
- a CDS encoding sulfatase-like hydrolase/transferase translates to MTVQNVLFIMCDQLRRDHLGCYGHPYLRTPNIDALARRGVRFDNAFVNSGVCGPSRMSYYTGRYPITHGATWNRVPLSVGELTMGDYLRGRGIDLALAGKTHVMPDDEGMRRLQLDGGHELAHLLTRGGFHEVDRYDGHHSPGDESGYPAFLRAQGYVSDDPWTDFVISGIGPDGTVASGWHMRNVHLPARVREEHSETAFMTDQAMDYIAGQGDQPWVLHLSYVKPHWPYMAPAPYHAMYTPDQCLPVVRNAAERVDAHPVVAAYREHEESQSFSRDDCQRIVRPAYQGLISQVDTHLGRLFDAMERQGVLDKTLVIFTADHGDLLGDHWLGEKELFYDCVQRVPLIVVDPSAAADATRGTADARFAEAVDILPTMLDALGMLPPAQRIEGRSLLGLTRGSADNWRDAAFSELDYSFRGARLSLGKSVTDCRAFSVRTARWRYVYWIGEPEQLYDLQADPDEFTDLGRDPAFASERDTLRAQLMDWLVHRRHRDTVSDAFVESRTNTHKKAGVFYGQW, encoded by the coding sequence ATGACCGTCCAGAACGTCCTCTTCATCATGTGCGACCAGCTCAGGCGTGATCACCTGGGCTGCTACGGGCATCCGTATCTGCGCACGCCCAACATCGACGCGCTGGCGCGGCGCGGCGTCCGCTTCGACAACGCTTTCGTGAACTCGGGGGTGTGCGGACCGTCGCGGATGAGCTACTACACCGGCCGCTATCCCATCACGCACGGGGCGACCTGGAACCGCGTGCCCCTGTCGGTTGGCGAACTGACCATGGGCGACTACCTGCGCGGCCGCGGCATCGACCTGGCGCTGGCCGGCAAGACCCACGTCATGCCCGACGACGAAGGCATGCGCCGCCTGCAACTCGATGGCGGCCACGAACTGGCGCACTTGCTGACCCGCGGCGGCTTTCATGAAGTCGATCGCTACGACGGCCACCACTCGCCCGGCGACGAAAGCGGCTATCCCGCCTTCCTGCGCGCGCAGGGCTATGTGTCGGATGACCCGTGGACCGACTTCGTGATTTCAGGAATTGGACCGGATGGCACGGTCGCCAGCGGCTGGCACATGCGCAACGTGCACCTGCCCGCGCGGGTTCGCGAAGAACATTCCGAAACCGCCTTCATGACCGACCAGGCCATGGACTACATTGCCGGCCAGGGCGACCAGCCCTGGGTGCTTCACCTGAGCTACGTCAAGCCGCACTGGCCCTATATGGCGCCCGCGCCCTATCACGCGATGTATACGCCTGACCAATGCCTGCCGGTCGTGCGCAATGCCGCGGAACGCGTGGATGCCCATCCCGTCGTCGCCGCCTACCGCGAGCACGAAGAAAGCCAGAGCTTTTCCCGGGACGACTGCCAGCGCATCGTCCGGCCCGCCTACCAGGGATTGATCTCGCAGGTCGACACGCACCTGGGCCGCCTGTTCGACGCCATGGAACGCCAGGGCGTCCTCGACAAGACCCTGGTCATCTTTACCGCCGACCACGGCGACCTGCTGGGCGATCACTGGCTGGGCGAAAAGGAACTGTTCTATGACTGCGTGCAGCGCGTGCCGCTGATCGTGGTCGATCCGTCCGCCGCCGCGGACGCGACGCGTGGCACGGCGGACGCCCGCTTTGCCGAAGCCGTCGACATCCTGCCGACGATGCTGGATGCGCTGGGCATGCTGCCGCCCGCGCAGCGCATCGAAGGCCGCAGCTTGCTGGGGCTAACCCGTGGCAGCGCCGACAATTGGCGAGATGCGGCGTTCTCGGAGCTGGACTACAGCTTCCGCGGCGCGCGCCTGAGCCTGGGCAAGTCCGTGACCGACTGCCGTGCGTTTTCGGTGCGGACGGCAAGGTGGCGCTACGTGTATTGGATCGGCGAGCCCGAGCAGTTGTATGACCTGCAGGCGGACCCCGATGAATTCACGGACCTGGGCCGCGACCCAGCCTTCGCATCCGAGCGCGACACGCTGCGCGCGCAACTGATGGACTGGCTGGTGCATCGCCGGCACCGGGATACCGTCAGCGATGCGTTCGTGGAAAGCCGGACCAACACGCACAAGAAGGCAGGGGTGTTCTACGGGCAGTGGTAG
- a CDS encoding LysR family transcriptional regulator, translated as MRARLTVHELEAFLHIADVKNFRIASEQLHVSQPALTRTIKTLEGKLGVRLFDRNTRRVDLTSAGQELLPIARRIVSEFDSSLSDLSEFVAGQRGSVTIASLPSVAAALLPHAIAEYEQSHPHVVIGLHSLPAERSLALLIDGTADFALSSPPSHDAAGIDYAPLLRDEFVLICGKRDPFARLKKASWSRLTERPFLASGEGTSVRRITDRVLAETGQTIVPKYESSSLALIGAMVAAGLGITAIPRMTLRLLDASELAVVPMEAPPVYRELGVLTRKDRFLSAAVTRFIDVLRRQQGGG; from the coding sequence ATGCGTGCCAGATTGACGGTCCATGAACTCGAGGCGTTTCTTCACATCGCCGACGTGAAGAACTTTCGTATTGCGTCAGAACAGCTGCACGTGTCGCAGCCCGCGCTCACGCGCACGATCAAGACCCTGGAAGGCAAGCTTGGGGTGCGGCTCTTTGACCGGAACACGCGGCGGGTGGACCTGACCAGCGCCGGGCAGGAACTGTTGCCCATTGCCCGCCGCATCGTGTCCGAATTCGACAGTTCACTGAGCGATCTGTCGGAGTTCGTTGCCGGCCAGCGCGGCAGCGTCACGATCGCGTCGCTGCCGTCGGTCGCAGCGGCGCTGCTGCCGCACGCGATCGCGGAATACGAACAGTCGCACCCGCATGTGGTGATCGGATTGCATTCGCTGCCGGCCGAACGATCGCTTGCACTGCTGATCGACGGCACCGCCGACTTCGCCTTGTCGTCGCCGCCCTCGCACGATGCGGCCGGCATCGACTATGCCCCTTTGCTGCGCGACGAGTTCGTGTTGATCTGCGGCAAGCGCGATCCCTTCGCCCGCCTGAAGAAAGCCAGCTGGTCGCGGCTGACCGAAAGGCCCTTCCTGGCCAGCGGCGAAGGCACCAGCGTGCGGCGCATTACCGACCGCGTGCTGGCCGAGACCGGCCAGACCATCGTGCCGAAATACGAGTCGTCGTCGCTGGCGCTGATCGGCGCGATGGTCGCGGCAGGTCTTGGCATCACCGCCATTCCGCGGATGACCTTGCGCCTGCTGGATGCGTCCGAGCTCGCCGTCGTGCCGATGGAAGCGCCGCCGGTCTATCGCGAGTTGGGCGTGCTGACACGCAAGGACAGGTTTCTATCGGCGGCGGTGACGCGGTTCATCGATGTGTTGCGGCGGCAGCAGGGCGGGGGCTGA
- a CDS encoding thiolase C-terminal domain-containing protein, with the protein MHASSAMREKYVIAGIGHTAFGKLPGRSTLSLNTEACRGALADAGIGKDAIDAVFVKVPTSAREFMYGQKLAEALGLRPRLGGAWDQGGAANVALIAHAIGAIETGQCDAALICYADTPRSGNRQVYARPRGDDAVYGWFSTAAGYAMILRRHMIEYGTRPEDLAAIAMASRRHGAANPNAQLRIPLSLDQYLASPQQLEPLRRDDCCLVSDGGAAIVVMRADQARSLGVPHPVPILGIGQGQTSGELATRSTLTTTEAVAASSRAFAMAGLAPKDIDVVQIYDCFTIAALMTLEDYGFCPKGQFGAWAAGGRLEIDGDLPMNTSGGLLSETGMPGLQLIIEGVRQMRGSANLQVADARNCLISNQGGTMHTHGTLILGNMHG; encoded by the coding sequence ATGCATGCATCCTCCGCAATGCGCGAAAAATATGTGATTGCCGGCATCGGCCACACGGCGTTCGGCAAGCTGCCGGGCCGCAGCACCCTGAGCCTGAACACCGAGGCATGCCGCGGCGCCCTGGCCGATGCCGGGATAGGCAAGGACGCGATCGATGCGGTCTTCGTCAAGGTGCCGACCTCGGCACGTGAGTTCATGTACGGCCAGAAGCTGGCGGAAGCGCTAGGTTTGCGGCCCCGGCTGGGCGGCGCGTGGGACCAGGGCGGCGCGGCCAACGTGGCGCTGATTGCCCACGCCATCGGCGCCATCGAAACCGGCCAGTGCGACGCCGCGCTGATCTGCTATGCCGATACGCCGCGGTCCGGCAATCGCCAGGTCTATGCGCGGCCACGCGGCGATGACGCCGTGTACGGATGGTTTTCGACGGCCGCCGGGTACGCCATGATCCTGAGACGTCACATGATCGAGTACGGCACGCGCCCTGAAGACCTGGCTGCCATTGCGATGGCAAGCCGCCGGCATGGCGCGGCCAATCCGAATGCGCAGTTGCGCATCCCCTTGTCGCTGGATCAGTACCTGGCGTCACCGCAGCAGCTCGAGCCGCTGCGCCGCGATGATTGCTGCCTGGTATCCGACGGCGGCGCCGCGATCGTCGTGATGCGCGCCGACCAAGCCCGTTCGCTGGGGGTGCCCCACCCCGTGCCCATTCTGGGCATCGGCCAGGGACAGACCTCGGGCGAACTGGCAACCCGCAGCACACTGACGACGACCGAAGCCGTCGCGGCATCGTCACGCGCCTTTGCGATGGCGGGGCTGGCGCCCAAGGACATCGACGTGGTGCAGATCTATGACTGCTTCACCATCGCGGCGCTCATGACCCTGGAAGACTATGGCTTCTGTCCCAAGGGCCAGTTCGGGGCATGGGCGGCGGGCGGCCGGCTGGAGATCGATGGCGACCTGCCCATGAATACCAGCGGCGGCCTGCTCTCCGAAACCGGCATGCCCGGCCTGCAACTCATCATTGAAGGCGTGCGCCAGATGCGGGGCAGCGCCAACCTGCAAGTGGCAGATGCGCGCAACTGCCTGATCAGCAACCAGGGCGGCACGATGCACACGCACGGCACGCTTATCCTCGGGAACATGCATGGCTGA
- a CDS encoding CaiB/BaiF CoA transferase family protein, with the protein MTGTLATPALPFTGMLVLDLTQIYNGPYATFLMARAGATVIKIEPPGGEHLRKRGDGLRDAVTVPFAMLNANKQSMCLDLKNPAARDVFLSLVDKADVVIENYTPAVMDSLGLGAKVLRERNPRLIYAASSGYGSTGPYSDYPAMDLAVQAMAGVIGITGFADGPPVKAGPAVCDFMAGVHLYGAVATALLHRERTGQGGCVEVSMMEAIYASLASNLGGHAAQDRSVQRTGNHHGGMALAPYNVYPVADGYVAIITSNDKHWDALVRALGIEALAARPEFATREQRAANMTALDDAIGDITRGYTRDALVAHLRSHRAPCAPVQELDDVVNDPHLHARGALRHIDHPSFGSIVVPESPLRFADLPAAPYVPSVPLDHDARDILTGILGMSPTRADDVLSELAR; encoded by the coding sequence ATGACCGGGACCCTTGCCACGCCGGCGCTTCCGTTCACGGGCATGCTCGTGCTGGACCTGACGCAGATCTATAACGGACCCTATGCGACCTTCCTGATGGCGCGCGCCGGCGCCACCGTGATCAAGATCGAGCCGCCCGGCGGCGAACACCTGCGCAAGCGCGGCGATGGATTGCGCGATGCCGTCACCGTGCCGTTCGCCATGCTCAACGCCAACAAGCAGTCGATGTGCCTGGACCTCAAGAACCCGGCTGCACGAGACGTCTTCCTGTCTCTGGTGGACAAGGCCGACGTCGTGATCGAAAACTACACGCCCGCGGTCATGGATAGCCTCGGCCTGGGCGCCAAGGTCTTGCGGGAACGCAATCCCCGGCTGATCTATGCCGCCAGTTCGGGGTACGGATCGACCGGCCCGTATAGCGACTACCCGGCCATGGACCTGGCGGTGCAGGCCATGGCGGGGGTCATCGGCATCACGGGCTTTGCCGACGGCCCGCCGGTCAAGGCCGGCCCGGCCGTGTGTGACTTCATGGCGGGCGTGCATCTATACGGCGCGGTGGCGACGGCCCTGCTGCATCGCGAACGGACGGGTCAAGGGGGCTGCGTGGAAGTCTCGATGATGGAAGCCATCTACGCGTCCCTGGCGTCCAACCTGGGCGGACACGCGGCGCAAGACCGCAGCGTCCAGCGCACCGGCAATCACCACGGCGGCATGGCCCTGGCGCCCTATAACGTCTATCCGGTCGCCGACGGGTACGTGGCCATCATCACGAGCAACGACAAGCATTGGGATGCGCTGGTCCGGGCGCTGGGCATTGAAGCGTTGGCGGCACGCCCCGAGTTTGCGACCCGCGAGCAACGCGCCGCGAACATGACGGCCCTGGATGACGCCATCGGCGACATCACGCGCGGCTACACCCGCGACGCCCTGGTCGCACACCTGCGGTCGCATCGGGCACCCTGCGCGCCGGTCCAGGAACTCGATGACGTCGTCAACGATCCGCACTTGCACGCGCGCGGCGCGCTGCGCCACATCGACCATCCGTCCTTCGGGTCCATCGTCGTGCCGGAATCCCCGCTGCGTTTCGCGGATCTGCCGGCGGCGCCCTATGTGCCCAGCGTCCCGCTGGACCACGATGCACGCGACATCCTGACGGGCATCCTGGGGATGTCGCCCACCCGTGCCGACGACGTATTGAGCGAGCTGGCCCGCTGA
- a CDS encoding serine hydrolase domain-containing protein, whose translation MEAALKDTPGIRGCVVWRQGSIVLEHYRHDIEPHALQPLNSITKSALGVLIGIALQRGDIDHVDQTLTELLPEARASERRALPPIRLGHLLTMTSGYEWDERNVDACLLHACDHFGDGGRLGFIVGRPRAHPPGARFEYDSHAAHLVSILLTRATGQSTDAYARDHLFAPLGIADSDWEKDESGVAMGGRGLMLSTRDLLKIGQLMLQQGEWEGRRLLPASYVQASIRPHAAGGPPVGDAGYGYLWWVTEEAPGDDTFFASGFGEQLLLVNPRRQLIAAFTSDNTKANKHVRDLWRRHVAGSATESCR comes from the coding sequence ATGGAGGCCGCACTGAAAGACACCCCGGGCATACGTGGATGCGTGGTGTGGCGCCAGGGCAGCATCGTGCTGGAGCACTACCGGCACGACATTGAACCGCACGCGCTCCAGCCGCTCAACTCGATCACCAAGAGCGCGCTGGGCGTTCTGATCGGCATCGCCCTGCAACGGGGCGACATCGACCACGTTGATCAGACGCTGACGGAACTGTTGCCCGAAGCCCGCGCCAGCGAACGCCGGGCCCTCCCGCCGATCCGGCTGGGGCATCTGCTGACCATGACCTCCGGTTATGAATGGGATGAGCGCAATGTCGACGCCTGCCTGCTGCATGCCTGCGACCATTTTGGCGACGGTGGGCGGCTCGGGTTCATCGTGGGCCGGCCCCGCGCGCACCCGCCGGGCGCCCGTTTCGAGTACGACTCCCACGCGGCGCACCTGGTGTCGATCCTGCTGACCCGGGCGACCGGGCAGTCGACCGATGCCTATGCCCGGGACCACCTGTTCGCCCCGCTGGGCATTGCCGACAGCGATTGGGAAAAAGACGAAAGCGGTGTCGCCATGGGCGGCCGCGGCCTGATGCTGTCCACGCGCGATCTGCTCAAGATCGGGCAGCTGATGCTGCAGCAAGGCGAATGGGAGGGCCGGCGCCTGCTTCCCGCCAGCTACGTCCAGGCAAGCATCCGCCCCCACGCCGCGGGCGGTCCCCCGGTGGGCGATGCGGGCTACGGGTACCTGTGGTGGGTCACGGAAGAAGCGCCCGGCGACGACACCTTCTTTGCGTCGGGCTTCGGCGAGCAGTTGCTGCTGGTCAATCCGCGCCGGCAATTGATTGCGGCGTTCACCTCCGACAACACCAAAGCCAACAAGCACGTTCGCGATCTGTGGCGGCGCCATGTTGCCGGATCCGCAACTGAAAGCTGTCGCTAA
- a CDS encoding Zn-ribbon domain-containing OB-fold protein, producing the protein MADFPQPDITDTNRPFWEGLDAGRLLFQQCDQGHRWLPARDFCPDCLSSTFEFVPASGLARVLSWVVYRTAFNDAFKDRLPYNVALVELEEGPRMMTNVLCAPDALAADLPVELVIQKEDTCSVARFQPAGRKAEA; encoded by the coding sequence ATGGCTGACTTTCCCCAACCCGACATCACCGACACCAATCGCCCGTTCTGGGAAGGGCTGGACGCCGGCCGCCTGCTCTTCCAGCAATGCGACCAGGGCCACCGCTGGCTGCCTGCCCGCGACTTCTGCCCCGACTGCCTGTCCTCGACCTTCGAATTCGTTCCGGCCAGCGGCCTCGCCCGTGTCCTGAGCTGGGTGGTGTACCGCACCGCGTTCAATGATGCCTTCAAGGACCGCCTGCCCTACAACGTCGCGTTGGTGGAACTGGAAGAAGGCCCACGCATGATGACCAATGTGCTGTGCGCCCCGGACGCGCTTGCGGCAGACCTTCCGGTCGAGCTGGTGATCCAGAAGGAAGACACGTGCAGCGTTGCCCGGTTCCAGCCGGCCGGCCGCAAGGCGGAGGCATGA
- a CDS encoding enoyl-CoA hydratase/isomerase family protein, protein MSIDLHKRDDGVALITINRPETLNAFDAEHYAHLAAAWAETRDDASVRAIVITGAGNKSFSTGADLKTFIGNPPALSEFWQTQKGMLLNRGLEMWKPVVAAVNGYCLGGGMTLLLATDIRIAAPHATFGLSEVKRGVIAANGGTQRIMEQLPRAIAMEVLLTGDRFDAETAARWGLVNRVVPADDLVATACEYAERIARNAPLAVQAAKELALRSRDMSLAEGLRMEQLVNRMLAATGDAKEGRAAFKEKRDPVFTAS, encoded by the coding sequence ATGTCCATCGACCTGCACAAACGCGACGACGGCGTCGCCCTCATCACCATCAATCGACCCGAAACGCTCAATGCCTTCGATGCCGAGCATTACGCGCATCTGGCCGCCGCGTGGGCCGAGACCCGGGATGATGCGTCGGTCCGCGCCATCGTCATCACGGGCGCCGGCAACAAGTCCTTCAGCACCGGCGCCGACCTGAAGACCTTCATCGGCAATCCGCCTGCGCTCTCGGAGTTCTGGCAGACGCAAAAAGGGATGCTGCTCAATCGCGGACTGGAGATGTGGAAGCCGGTCGTTGCGGCTGTCAACGGCTATTGCCTGGGCGGCGGCATGACCCTGCTGCTGGCCACCGACATCCGCATCGCGGCGCCCCATGCCACCTTCGGGCTGTCGGAGGTCAAGCGCGGCGTGATCGCGGCCAACGGCGGCACGCAGCGCATCATGGAACAGCTGCCCCGTGCGATCGCCATGGAAGTGCTGCTGACCGGCGACCGCTTCGATGCCGAGACGGCGGCCCGCTGGGGACTGGTCAACCGCGTGGTGCCGGCCGACGACCTGGTGGCGACCGCCTGCGAGTACGCCGAGCGGATCGCCCGCAATGCGCCGCTGGCAGTCCAGGCGGCCAAGGAACTGGCGCTGCGGTCGCGCGACATGTCGCTGGCCGAAGGGCTGCGCATGGAACAACTGGTCAACCGCATGCTGGCGGCGACCGGCGACGCCAAGGAAGGCCGCGCCGCGTTCAAGGAAAAGCGTGATCCCGTATTCACTGCCAGCTGA